In Salvelinus sp. IW2-2015 unplaced genomic scaffold, ASM291031v2 Un_scaffold741, whole genome shotgun sequence, the following proteins share a genomic window:
- the LOC112068800 gene encoding uncharacterized protein, with amino-acid sequence MTSWLSGETFQRRDKAAVSYPESSLLGQGSGPAQWPNTSRTVEAIFVELCHKHPAGKMVLGNRVNRWAAILGDYRYNKPMSPMERVTLHQTRDSMTTEREESGPFHAAVRSTSLLPAPSTSSSFQRTERGRLHSVVEQPLVSHCHLYHHLVCLPPPSLFLQSPKTCTALLSPASGPKVSRTTVWRKRKSLGIVREHKPYDGYNCSKCGKPRTCEFGHSMYGTVRFCAATSGSQTVEEWLALMRSQRGVSQGQ; translated from the exons ATGACATCATGGCTCTCTGGGGAAACCTTCCAGAGAAGAGACAAGGCAGCAGTCTCCTACCCCGAGAG CTCCCTGCTTGGCCAAGGCTCTGGACCTGCTCAGTGGCCCAACACCAGCAGGACAGTAGAGGCCATTTTCGTTGAGCTGTGCCACAAACACCCTGCAGGCAAGATGGTGCTTGGGAACCGGGTCAACCGGTGGGCTGCTATCCTGGGGGACTACAG GTACAACAAACCGATGTCCCCCATGGAGAGAGTGACCCTGCACCAGACCCGGGACAGCATGACTACAGAGAGGGAGGAGTCAGGCCCTTTCCACGCTGCAGTCAGGAGCACATCACTGCTGCCAGCCCCATCAACCAGCAGCAGCTTCCAGAGGACAGAACGGGGCAGGCTACACAGCGTGGTAGAGCAGCCACTAGTCAGTCACTgccacctctaccaccacctaGTCTGCCTACCACCTCCTTCCCTATTTCTCCAGTCTCCCAAGACCtgcactgctctgctctctcctgctAGTGGACCCAAGGTCTCCAGGACCACcgtatggaggaagaggaagagtctGGGAATAGTCAGGGAGCACAAGCCGTACGACGGATACAACTGCTCTAAATGTGGCAAGCCTAGAACTTGTGAATTTGGACACAGTATGTATGGAACTGTGAGATTCTGTGCCGCTACCTCTGGCAGCCAAACTGTGGAGGAGTGGCTGGCACTGATGAGGTCCCAGCGTGGTGTTAGCCAGGGCCAGTAA
- the LOC112068799 gene encoding uncharacterized protein yields MDRGRFKVLKGKEYQTLSNGIFCLLGLNSGPANWPAIFRLVEAICSHLCQIHPSTTQSAGVKKSRRALILADYVAIRVAMLNSPRLMAQTNLQLFELNQRTISQWYSRCQKEMERMVLQQGLELAPAPSVNAQPLPAAKPVHYQREGIQAPFPFPTLPPAVPRQATQQGRSAHSASPPGATTPRTSWPLPAQGPPTGSSLPPRTTAWRGQPGRDEGNTSSTSAPNAGCRSGGRRGTAASAEWRSALLLRRLGLLMHLSQNKRAQLTTTKPQSTRLVTQQNPLSSLHWTEKIEQDLDPWPSCRLAPVVSQGSWSTLTDFTETPKMAQMNLM; encoded by the exons ATGGATCGGGGGCGGTTTAAGGTACTGAAGGGGAAGGAGTACCAGACTCTCTCCAACGGTATATT TTGTCTTCTCGGACTGAACTCGGGCCCTGCTAATTGGCCAGCCATCTTCCGTTTGGTGGAGGCCATTTGCAGTCATCTCTGTCAGATCCATCCCAGCACCACGCAGTCTGCCGGCGTCAAGAAGAGCAGGCGGGCGCTCATTCTGGCAGACTACGTGGCCATCAGGGTGGCAATGCTGAACAGCCCGAGGTTGATGGCCCAGACCAACCTTCAGCTGTTTGAGCTTAATCAAAGGACCATCAGTCAGTG GTACTCCCGGTgtcagaaggagatggagaggatggtGCTGCAGCAGGGATTGGAGCTCGCTCCTGCCCCCAGCGTCAACGCCCAGCCCCTCCCTGCAGCCAAGCCCGTCCACTACCAGCGGGAGGGGATCCAGGCACCCTTCCCTTTCCCTACACTGCCCCCCGCGGTCCCACGCCAGGCCACCCAGCAAGGACGGTCCGCCCATTCTGCCAGCCCACCTGGAGCAACAACCCCCCGCACTTCCTGGCCCCTCCCAGCCCAAGGACCACCGACGGGCTCCTCTTTACCTCCAAGGACAACGGCTTGGAGGGGACAGCCGGGAAGAGACGAAGGCAATACGAGCAGTACATCTGCTCCAAACGCGGGTTGCCGAAGCGGCGGGAGACGGGGCACAGCCGCTTCGGCGGAGTGGCGTTCTGCTCTGTTGCTGAGGAGG TTGGGTTTACTTATGCATCTGTCACAAAACAAAAGGGCCCAGCTGACCACAACAAAGCCTCAAAGCACAAGACTTGTCACCCAGCAAaaccccctttcctccctccattGGACTGAGAAGATTGAGCAGGATCTTGATCCATGGCCATCTTGTAGGTTGGCCCCTGTGGTTTCACAGGGCTCGTGGAGCACCTTAACGGACTTTACAGAGACCCCAAAGATGGCTCAAATGAACTTGATGTAA